The DNA sequence TTCTTGGAGTAATTAACGATATTTTTTCAAAAGAAATTTTAGGTTTGACTTCTGTTAGATATCTCTTAGTAATTTATTTTTCTTCATTTTTTGTGGTAAAATCAATAAGAGGTAAATGTAGTTTGATTTTTGTATTCAGTTTTTTATATTTTTGTATGCTTTCTTTTAGAAAACTTGATGAAAGTTTCTGGGATGGAAAAACTTTGTTGAAGTATGCAGTTTTATTCTCACTTTATAATTTATTAGTTGCAATTTTTATTGAAATTTTGCTGAGGGAAATTAAAAAGAAATGGACAGAGAGAATTTTTTAAAAAATTTTATTTTATTTTTCATTTATGTAATTTTATTAAGATGTTTTTATCTACAGATTGTTAGGTATCCATACTATTATCAACTCTCTATAAAGAATTGTATAAGAACCATTGAAACAGGAATACCGAGAGGCATTATTTATGACAGAAATGGAAGAATACTTGCCAAGGATATACCTTCTACCAATCTTGTTTTTGTTCCCTATGATATAAAAAATGTGGAAAAGGAAATTGAAATTCTTTCAAATATAGTAAATCTTGATAAAGATTATTTAAGGAAAAAATTGACTAAAAAATATTCAAATCCATTTGATAGAGTTATACTTAAAAGAAATTTAACAAGTATGGAGATTTCTTTAATTGAAGAAAACTCATATAATTTACCAGGGATTTTTGTTCAGGAAGGGATAAAAAGATTATATACTTTTGGAAAAAAAACCAGTCATTTACTCGGTTATCTTGGAGAGATTTCTCAATCTCAACTTGAAAAATTAAAAGAAAAAGGTTATGAAATGGGTGATATGATTGGGCAGGATGGGATAGAAAAACAATATGATGAATACTTAAGAGGTATTCCTGGAGGAATTCAAGTAGAAGTAGATGCTCTGGGTCACCAGAGAAGAATTTTTGGGAAGAAAGAGGGTCAACCGGGAAACGATATAATTCTCACGATTGATGCAACTATACAGGAAATAGCTTCAGAAGAACTTGGAGGAAGACAGGGATGTGTAGCGGTTATGGATCCAAGAAGTGGTGAAATACTTGCACTTGTGAGTAATCCATCTTTTGACCCTGATAATTTACTTTATTATCTTGATGAAAGAAAACATCCTGAGAAACCTTTTTTAAATAGAGTTATAAAAGGACAGTATCCTCCAGGGTCAATTTTCAAAATAATAACAGAAGTTGCTGCTCTTGAAATAGGTACAATAAAAGAATTTGATAGAATAGAGTGTACAGGTGTTATGGAAGTTAATGATAGAATTTTTCATTGCTGGAAGGAAGAAGGTCATGGATGGGTTGATATAAATTTAGCATTGCCATTTTCCTGTAATATTTTCTTTGGAACTGTTGGAATGAAATTGGGAGTTTCCAAACTCATTGAATATGCAAAGAAATTTGAACTCGGAAAACCAACAGGAATTGATTTACCTGGAGAAGCAAGTGGTTATATCCCTTCTTCACAGGAAGCAGACCCATTAAATCTTTCCATAGGACAGGGACCAATTACTACTACACCAATTCAACTTTTATCTTTAATTTCCACCGTTGCTAACGGAGGAAATATATGGCAGCCATTTTTAGGTAAAAAAATAGTTTCTCCAAAAGGAGAAATATTAAAAGAATTTATTCCTAACATAAAAAAAACAGTATATATTGATTCAGAAACACTTGATATACTCAGAAAAGGTTTGAAAAATGTTGTTGCTTTTGGTACGGGAGGAAGAGCAAATGTTGAAGGCCTTGAAATTGCAGGAAAAACAGGTACAGCACAAAGAGCATCTACGGAAGTTGGGTTACCTACGCACGGTGCTTTTGTTTGTTA is a window from the bacterium genome containing:
- the mrdA gene encoding penicillin-binding protein 2, translated to MDRENFLKNFILFFIYVILLRCFYLQIVRYPYYYQLSIKNCIRTIETGIPRGIIYDRNGRILAKDIPSTNLVFVPYDIKNVEKEIEILSNIVNLDKDYLRKKLTKKYSNPFDRVILKRNLTSMEISLIEENSYNLPGIFVQEGIKRLYTFGKKTSHLLGYLGEISQSQLEKLKEKGYEMGDMIGQDGIEKQYDEYLRGIPGGIQVEVDALGHQRRIFGKKEGQPGNDIILTIDATIQEIASEELGGRQGCVAVMDPRSGEILALVSNPSFDPDNLLYYLDERKHPEKPFLNRVIKGQYPPGSIFKIITEVAALEIGTIKEFDRIECTGVMEVNDRIFHCWKEEGHGWVDINLALPFSCNIFFGTVGMKLGVSKLIEYAKKFELGKPTGIDLPGEASGYIPSSQEADPLNLSIGQGPITTTPIQLLSLISTVANGGNIWQPFLGKKIVSPKGEILKEFIPNIKKTVYIDSETLDILRKGLKNVVAFGTGGRANVEGLEIAGKTGTAQRASTEVGLPTHGAFVCYAPFDNPKIAVVVFIDYGSSPHAAEIAGKILKRIFLPEKIEEKDETETQIFEE